Proteins from a single region of Stutzerimonas stutzeri:
- the ilvE gene encoding branched-chain-amino-acid transaminase, translated as MSMADRDGVIWYDGELVQWRDATTHVLTHTLHYGMGVFEGVRAYNTPDGTAIFRLQAHTDRLFDSAHIMNMPMPYSKEEINEATRAAVRENNLESAYIRPMVFYGSEGMGLRASGLKVHVIVAAWHWGAYMGDEALELGIKVRTSSFTRHHVNITMTRAKSNGAYINSMLALQEAISGGADEALMLDPEGYVAEGSGENIFIIKDGVIYTPEVTACLNGITRGTVLTLAAEHGLKIVEKRITRDEVYIADEAFFTGTAAEVTPIREVDGRAIGIGRRGPITEKLQKAYFDLVSGKTAAHAEWRTLVK; from the coding sequence ATGTCGATGGCCGATCGTGATGGCGTCATCTGGTATGACGGCGAACTGGTGCAGTGGCGCGATGCGACCACCCATGTGCTGACCCATACCCTGCACTACGGCATGGGCGTGTTCGAAGGTGTTCGCGCCTACAACACCCCGGATGGCACGGCGATCTTCCGCCTGCAGGCGCACACCGACCGCCTGTTCGATTCGGCTCACATCATGAACATGCCGATGCCGTACTCGAAGGAAGAGATCAACGAGGCGACCCGCGCCGCAGTTCGCGAGAACAACCTGGAAAGCGCCTACATCCGCCCGATGGTGTTCTACGGAAGTGAAGGCATGGGGCTGCGCGCCAGCGGCCTGAAAGTGCACGTGATCGTCGCTGCCTGGCACTGGGGCGCCTACATGGGCGACGAGGCGCTTGAGCTGGGCATCAAGGTGCGCACCAGTTCCTTCACCCGCCACCACGTCAACATCACCATGACCCGCGCCAAGTCCAACGGTGCGTACATCAACTCGATGCTGGCCCTGCAGGAAGCCATTTCCGGCGGCGCCGACGAAGCGCTGATGCTGGACCCCGAAGGCTATGTGGCCGAGGGCTCGGGCGAAAACATCTTCATCATCAAGGATGGCGTGATCTACACCCCGGAAGTCACCGCCTGCCTGAACGGCATCACCCGTGGCACCGTGCTGACTCTGGCCGCCGAGCACGGCCTGAAGATCGTCGAGAAGCGCATCACCCGCGATGAGGTGTACATCGCCGACGAAGCCTTTTTCACCGGTACCGCCGCCGAAGTCACGCCGATTCGCGAAGTGGACGGTCGCGCCATCGGTATCGGCCGTCGTGGCCCGATCACCGAGAAGCTGCAGAAAGCCTACTTCGATCTGGTCTCCGGCAAGACCGCGGCGCATGCCGAATGGCGGACACTGGTCAAGTAA
- the waaF gene encoding lipopolysaccharide heptosyltransferase II, protein MNILIVGPSWVGDMVMAQTLFVCLKQRHPDCQIDVLAPEWSRPILERMPEVRQALSFPVGHGVLDMATRRTVAQSLRGQYEQAILLPNSLKSALVPFFAGIPKRTGWRGEMRFCLLNDMRKLDKQRYPLMIERFMALAFEPGAELPRPYPTPSLRIDPVTRDVALARFGLSLDRPVLALCPGAEFGESKRWPAEHFAKVAELKIRDGWQVWLFGSKNDHPVGEEILARLIPGLREEAVNLAGETSLAEAIDLLSCADAVVSNDSGLMHVSAALARPLVAVYGSTSPAFTPPLSEQVEVVRLGLDCSPCFERTCRFGHNNCMRELKPRAAIEALDRLAPQSVEVR, encoded by the coding sequence ATGAATATTCTGATTGTGGGACCCAGCTGGGTTGGCGACATGGTGATGGCGCAGACGCTGTTCGTCTGCCTGAAACAGCGCCATCCCGACTGCCAGATCGACGTGCTGGCGCCCGAGTGGAGCCGGCCGATTCTCGAGCGCATGCCCGAGGTACGTCAGGCGCTGAGCTTTCCGGTCGGGCACGGCGTGCTCGATATGGCGACCCGGCGCACAGTTGCGCAGAGCCTGCGTGGTCAGTATGAGCAGGCGATCCTCTTGCCCAATTCGCTGAAGTCGGCACTGGTGCCGTTCTTCGCCGGTATTCCCAAGCGCACCGGCTGGCGCGGCGAAATGCGCTTCTGTCTGCTAAACGATATGCGCAAGCTCGACAAGCAGCGCTATCCGCTGATGATCGAGCGCTTCATGGCGCTGGCGTTCGAGCCTGGCGCCGAGTTGCCCAGACCGTATCCGACCCCTTCGCTGCGTATCGATCCCGTGACTCGCGATGTGGCACTGGCACGTTTCGGCCTCAGTCTGGATCGTCCGGTACTGGCGCTGTGTCCGGGCGCCGAGTTCGGCGAATCCAAGCGCTGGCCGGCCGAGCACTTCGCCAAGGTCGCCGAGCTGAAGATTCGTGACGGTTGGCAAGTCTGGCTGTTCGGCTCGAAAAACGATCATCCGGTGGGCGAGGAGATTCTTGCGCGATTGATTCCTGGTTTGCGCGAGGAAGCAGTGAACCTGGCCGGCGAAACCAGCCTGGCCGAGGCCATCGACCTGCTCTCCTGTGCCGATGCGGTGGTGTCCAACGATTCCGGTTTGATGCACGTCTCTGCTGCGCTGGCCCGGCCATTGGTGGCCGTGTACGGCTCCACTTCGCCAGCCTTCACCCCACCACTTTCCGAGCAAGTCGAGGTGGTGCGCCTAGGGCTGGATTGCAGTCCTTGCTTCGAGCGTACCTGCCGTTTCGGCCACAACAACTGCATGCGCGAGCTGAAGCCGCGCGCGGCGATCGAGGCGCTTGATCGCCTGGCTCCGCAGTCGGTCGAGGTACGCTGA
- the waaC gene encoding lipopolysaccharide heptosyltransferase I, producing MKVLLVKTSSLGDVVHTLPALTDAQRALPGIQFDWVVEEGFAEIPAWHPAVAQVIPVAIRRWRKHPIDTLRSGEWRRFKARLRESRYDLVIDAQGLLKSAWLTRYVKAPVAGLDRDSAREPLATRFYDRCYAVPREQHALERVRQLFAQALGYPLPQDVADYGLNREQMAAPSDQPYLLFLHGTTWPSKHWPEAYWREMAERMSDFGWAIRLPWGNAEEKARAERIVSGIAGAAVLPKLNLAGVARVIAGARACVAVDTGLGHLAAALDVPSISLYGPTLPGRVGAYGRSQVHLCASGPNAGRGDRRKPCFDDLRPERVVTELKALLRAPESV from the coding sequence TTGAAGGTCCTGCTGGTCAAAACCTCGTCGTTGGGCGATGTCGTGCATACCCTGCCGGCGCTGACCGACGCGCAGCGGGCGTTGCCCGGCATTCAGTTCGACTGGGTCGTAGAGGAGGGCTTCGCCGAGATCCCGGCCTGGCATCCAGCGGTGGCGCAGGTGATCCCGGTGGCGATTCGTCGCTGGCGCAAACATCCGATCGATACCCTGCGTAGCGGCGAGTGGCGACGCTTCAAGGCGCGTCTGCGCGAAAGTCGTTACGACCTGGTAATCGACGCCCAGGGCTTGCTCAAGAGCGCCTGGCTGACCCGCTACGTCAAGGCGCCGGTCGCCGGGCTGGACCGCGATTCGGCGCGCGAGCCGCTGGCGACACGCTTCTATGATCGGTGCTATGCCGTGCCGCGTGAGCAGCATGCGCTGGAGCGGGTGCGCCAGCTATTCGCTCAGGCGCTCGGTTATCCGCTGCCGCAGGATGTTGCCGACTACGGCCTGAATCGCGAGCAGATGGCCGCGCCGAGTGATCAGCCCTATCTGTTGTTCCTGCATGGCACCACCTGGCCGAGCAAGCACTGGCCGGAAGCCTACTGGCGTGAGATGGCCGAGCGCATGAGCGATTTCGGCTGGGCGATCCGCCTGCCGTGGGGCAATGCCGAAGAGAAGGCGCGGGCCGAGCGCATCGTCAGCGGCATAGCCGGCGCGGCGGTGTTGCCGAAGCTCAATCTTGCCGGTGTCGCCCGGGTCATCGCCGGTGCACGCGCCTGCGTCGCGGTGGACACCGGTCTCGGCCACCTGGCCGCGGCGCTGGATGTGCCGAGCATTTCGCTTTATGGTCCGACCCTGCCCGGGCGAGTCGGCGCCTATGGGCGCTCTCAGGTGCACCTGTGCGCGAGCGGGCCGAATGCCGGTCGCGGTGATCGGCGTAAGCCCTGTTTCGACGATTTGCGCCCCGAGCGCGTCGTCACCGAACTGAAAGCCCTGCTGCGGGCCCCGGAGTCCGTCTGA
- a CDS encoding glycosyltransferase family 4 protein, which produces MQLAFILYKYFPFGGLQRDFMRIALECQRRGHSIRVYAMIWEGDVPEGFEVLIAPVKALFNHTRNERFTVWVEADLAKRPVDRVIGFNKMPGLDVYYAADPCFEDKAQTLRNPIYRRWGRYKHFAEYERAVFAPEAKTEILMISEVQQPLFVKHYATPPERFHLLPPGTAQDRRAPANAAQIRAEFREEFEVRSEELLLVQIGSGFKTKGLDRSLKALAALPRELSQRTRLLVIGQDDPKPFKLQAKALGVSGMVEFLKGRSDIPRFLLGADLLIHPAYNENTGTVLLEALVAGLPVLVTDVCGYAHYITDADCGRVVPSPFEQRTLDQLLTQMLSDEQQRATWSRNGLAYAASADLYSMPQKAADVILGEQA; this is translated from the coding sequence ATGCAATTGGCGTTCATTCTCTACAAGTACTTTCCCTTTGGCGGGCTGCAGCGCGATTTCATGCGCATTGCCCTCGAATGCCAGCGTCGCGGCCACTCGATCCGCGTCTACGCGATGATCTGGGAAGGTGACGTGCCTGAAGGCTTCGAGGTACTGATCGCCCCGGTAAAGGCGCTGTTCAACCACACCCGCAACGAGCGCTTCACTGTCTGGGTCGAGGCGGATCTGGCTAAGCGGCCGGTCGACCGCGTGATCGGCTTCAACAAGATGCCCGGGCTCGATGTGTACTACGCCGCCGACCCCTGTTTCGAGGACAAGGCGCAGACCCTGCGCAACCCTATCTATCGCCGCTGGGGTCGCTATAAACACTTCGCCGAGTACGAGCGCGCGGTGTTCGCGCCCGAGGCGAAGACCGAAATCCTGATGATCTCCGAGGTGCAGCAGCCGCTGTTCGTCAAACACTACGCCACGCCCCCCGAACGCTTTCACCTGTTGCCGCCGGGCACCGCCCAGGATCGCCGCGCGCCGGCCAATGCCGCGCAAATCCGTGCCGAGTTTCGCGAGGAGTTCGAGGTCCGGTCGGAAGAACTGCTGCTGGTGCAGATCGGTTCCGGCTTCAAGACCAAGGGGCTGGACCGCAGCCTCAAGGCGCTCGCCGCATTGCCCCGTGAGCTGAGCCAGCGCACACGGCTGCTGGTGATCGGCCAGGACGATCCCAAGCCGTTCAAGCTGCAGGCCAAGGCGCTGGGCGTTTCCGGCATGGTCGAGTTTCTCAAGGGGCGTAGCGACATTCCACGATTCCTGTTGGGCGCCGATCTGCTCATCCATCCGGCCTACAACGAGAACACCGGTACCGTGCTGCTGGAGGCGCTGGTCGCCGGGCTGCCGGTGCTGGTCACTGATGTGTGCGGCTATGCGCACTACATTACCGACGCCGACTGCGGTCGCGTGGTGCCCAGCCCGTTCGAACAGCGCACGCTCGACCAGCTGTTGACGCAGATGCTGAGCGACGAGCAGCAGCGCGCGACCTGGAGCCGCAACGGGTTGGCGTATGCCGCCAGCGCCGATCTGTACTCCATGCCGCAGAAGGCGGCCGATGTGATCCTTGGAGAGCAGGCATGA
- the rfaP gene encoding lipopolysaccharide core heptose(I) kinase RfaP, translated as MRLILSEPFKSLWHGKDPFVEVERIEGQVYRELEGRRTLRTEVEGRGYFVKIHRGIGWGEITKNLLTAKAPVLGAGQEWRAIQRLHEVGVPTMTAVAYGERGSNPATQHSFIITEELAPTVSLEDFSANWREQPPAPALKRALIAEVARMAGTMHRAGVNHRDFYICHFLLHTDKPVTASDFRLSLIDLHRAQARSQTPRRWRNKDLAGLYFSALEIGLTRGDKLRFLRDYFQQPVREILHEEASLLVWLQRRAEKLQGRKQRYGGAL; from the coding sequence ATGCGACTGATTTTATCGGAGCCGTTCAAAAGCCTCTGGCACGGCAAGGATCCCTTCGTAGAAGTCGAGCGTATTGAAGGTCAGGTCTACCGCGAGCTGGAAGGCCGCCGCACGCTGCGTACCGAGGTAGAGGGACGCGGATACTTCGTTAAGATCCACCGTGGCATCGGCTGGGGCGAGATCACCAAAAATCTGCTCACGGCCAAGGCGCCAGTGCTTGGCGCTGGTCAGGAGTGGCGCGCGATTCAGCGGCTGCATGAAGTGGGTGTTCCTACCATGACCGCAGTTGCTTACGGCGAGCGTGGCAGCAATCCGGCGACTCAACACTCCTTCATCATCACCGAAGAGCTGGCGCCGACCGTCAGCCTCGAGGACTTCTCGGCAAACTGGCGAGAACAGCCCCCGGCGCCGGCACTCAAGCGTGCGCTGATCGCCGAGGTCGCGCGCATGGCCGGTACCATGCACCGTGCCGGCGTCAACCACCGCGATTTCTATATTTGCCACTTTCTGCTGCATACCGACAAGCCGGTGACAGCAAGTGATTTCCGTCTGTCGCTGATCGACCTGCACCGCGCGCAGGCCCGCAGCCAGACGCCGCGGCGTTGGCGCAACAAGGACCTGGCAGGACTGTATTTCTCGGCACTGGAGATCGGCCTGACCCGTGGCGACAAGTTGCGCTTCCTGCGCGACTACTTCCAGCAACCAGTGCGCGAAATCCTGCACGAGGAGGCGTCCCTGCTGGTCTGGTTGCAGCGCAGGGCGGAAAAACTGCAGGGCCGCAAGCAGCGCTACGGAGGGGCACTTTGA
- a CDS encoding lipopolysaccharide kinase InaA family protein, whose translation MAGWTLDPAYADLRDEFGSLMTVFALEGERLTKDPLSEVIRVELNGVRYYVKRYSGAGKGLRRFVGRPRVKAEWQNLMLFRRWGIPTAPIVAYGMERRGGAFLRGALITRELEQTEDLALLAASHDPRLRDRRWVHEVSLQLARSTRALHDRGFAHNDLKWRNLLVDPQRRLYLIDCPTGSFWRGPFLQRRIVKDLACLDKVAKYQLTRTQRLRFYLQYCQRPRLAPQDKPRIRQILNYFQGRE comes from the coding sequence ATGGCTGGCTGGACACTGGATCCAGCATACGCTGACCTTCGGGATGAGTTCGGCAGCCTGATGACTGTATTTGCGCTTGAGGGTGAGCGCCTGACGAAAGACCCGTTGTCGGAAGTCATTCGTGTCGAACTCAATGGTGTGCGTTATTACGTCAAACGCTACTCGGGGGCAGGCAAGGGCTTGCGGCGATTCGTTGGGCGCCCACGAGTAAAGGCCGAGTGGCAGAATCTAATGCTCTTTCGCCGCTGGGGCATCCCGACCGCCCCAATCGTGGCATACGGCATGGAGCGCCGAGGCGGCGCATTTTTACGAGGCGCTTTGATCACCCGCGAATTGGAGCAGACCGAAGATCTGGCTTTGCTGGCGGCAAGCCATGATCCTCGCCTTCGTGATCGGCGCTGGGTACATGAAGTCAGCCTGCAACTGGCGCGCTCGACTCGCGCATTGCATGACCGGGGCTTCGCCCACAATGATCTCAAATGGCGCAACCTGCTGGTTGATCCGCAGCGGCGCTTGTATTTGATTGATTGTCCGACCGGCTCATTCTGGCGCGGCCCGTTTCTGCAGCGGCGCATCGTCAAGGATCTAGCCTGTTTGGACAAGGTGGCCAAGTACCAGCTTACTCGCACTCAGCGCCTGAGATTCTATTTGCAGTATTGCCAGCGCCCGCGGCTGGCACCCCAGGACAAGCCGCGGATACGGCAGATATTGAACTACTTTCAGGGACGAGAATGA
- a CDS encoding lipopolysaccharide kinase InaA family protein: MTDFIEESDRPLLERSGLSDFDALWAVQLEAVDEPNIERGGWSSVFRLELNGAAFYLKRQSNHLTRSLTHPFGEPTFAREFRSIRRYAQLGVPALQASFFGQRKVGGERRAVLLTRALDGWMDLDGWLAQWPQLAESQRQSILRATGKLARALHRAGQMHGCFYPKHIFLRELAGQWQACLIDLEKTRPLLFGQRDRIRDLEPLVRRAACIGDDGVRSLLSTYLDDDRLLDSWVQRLNRRRREKEARG; encoded by the coding sequence ATGACTGATTTCATAGAAGAGTCCGACCGTCCTTTACTCGAGCGCAGCGGCCTAAGTGACTTCGACGCGCTCTGGGCTGTACAGCTCGAAGCTGTGGATGAGCCGAATATCGAGCGCGGAGGGTGGAGCAGCGTCTTTCGGCTTGAGCTCAATGGCGCGGCCTTCTACCTCAAACGGCAGAGCAATCACCTGACGCGGAGCCTGACGCACCCGTTTGGCGAGCCCACTTTCGCCCGAGAATTCCGCAGTATCCGCCGCTACGCTCAGCTTGGTGTACCGGCATTACAGGCGAGCTTTTTCGGCCAGCGCAAGGTGGGTGGAGAGCGGCGAGCAGTCCTTTTGACTCGTGCGTTGGATGGCTGGATGGATTTGGATGGTTGGCTAGCTCAATGGCCGCAGCTGGCCGAATCGCAACGCCAATCGATCCTTCGCGCAACCGGAAAGTTGGCTCGCGCCCTTCACCGAGCGGGGCAAATGCATGGCTGCTTCTATCCCAAACATATCTTCCTGCGAGAGCTAGCTGGTCAGTGGCAGGCTTGTCTTATCGATCTGGAAAAAACGCGCCCGCTGCTGTTTGGCCAGCGTGACCGTATCAGGGATTTGGAGCCACTCGTGCGTCGTGCTGCCTGTATTGGTGACGACGGCGTGCGCTCCCTGCTGTCAACTTACCTTGATGACGATCGCTTGCTCGATTCATGGGTGCAGCGCCTCAATCGTCGGCGCAGAGAAAAAGAGGCGCGTGGATGA
- a CDS encoding lipopolysaccharide kinase InaA family protein: MNLSQLAGTGRQPGSPLQVALPGNGVLNIVRWLRILPGHRYVGCAEWNGRTVLAKLIVGSKAQRHHQLERSGARLMAEQQLPTPGLLAEGWQEGEGGWLIFDWLDDAESLWDAWRAVETDVMLSDGQRGVLGEALELIARMHARGIWQADLHLDNLLRAGDQLYVVDGGGVKAKVPGAPLCREQVLENLGVFFAQLPAEVDPFIEELLVHYLLANSEHALPLEALLKDIHKTRAWRLNDYLKKVARDCSLFSARIGAFGAQVVRRDEEAALRVVLADPNAFIAQGELLKDGGSATVASIESNGRALLIKRYNIKNPLHWLKRFWRPSRAWHSWVEGNRLDFLGIATPRLLAVIERRWLWMRGPAWLITELLHGKDIIARFKPYLDGCPPELELSALDRLFAALIRQRISHGDLKGHNLFWEQGRWVLIDLDAVQQHNSDSSFARAYAKDRARFLRNWPVDSALYRLLDQRLPAVPGTRIED, translated from the coding sequence ATGAATCTGTCCCAGTTGGCTGGTACGGGGCGTCAGCCAGGCAGCCCGCTACAAGTAGCGCTGCCTGGTAATGGAGTGCTGAATATTGTTCGCTGGCTGCGGATTTTGCCTGGTCATCGATATGTCGGTTGTGCCGAGTGGAACGGTCGCACCGTACTGGCCAAGCTGATAGTGGGCTCCAAAGCGCAGCGTCATCATCAGCTCGAGCGAAGTGGCGCGCGGCTAATGGCGGAGCAGCAGCTGCCGACGCCCGGCTTGCTGGCCGAGGGGTGGCAGGAGGGCGAAGGTGGCTGGCTGATTTTCGATTGGCTCGACGATGCCGAAAGCCTCTGGGATGCCTGGCGCGCTGTAGAAACTGATGTGATGCTGTCTGACGGGCAAAGGGGTGTCCTTGGCGAAGCACTTGAATTGATCGCCAGGATGCATGCGCGCGGCATCTGGCAGGCCGATCTGCATCTCGATAACTTATTGCGGGCGGGCGACCAGCTTTACGTTGTCGATGGCGGCGGTGTGAAAGCGAAAGTGCCCGGAGCTCCGTTGTGCCGCGAGCAAGTGCTGGAAAATCTTGGCGTGTTCTTCGCGCAGTTGCCCGCGGAGGTCGATCCGTTCATTGAAGAGCTGCTGGTCCACTACCTGCTCGCCAATAGCGAGCATGCGTTGCCGCTGGAAGCGTTGCTCAAAGACATTCACAAGACTCGCGCCTGGCGCTTGAACGATTATCTGAAGAAGGTAGCGCGCGACTGTAGTCTGTTCAGTGCGCGTATCGGCGCGTTTGGTGCGCAGGTGGTGCGGCGTGACGAGGAAGCAGCGCTGCGGGTTGTTCTCGCTGATCCCAATGCATTTATCGCACAAGGCGAGCTTCTGAAAGACGGTGGCAGCGCGACGGTCGCCAGCATTGAGTCGAACGGTCGAGCGCTTCTTATCAAGCGCTACAACATCAAGAATCCGCTGCATTGGCTCAAACGCTTCTGGCGCCCCAGCCGGGCCTGGCACAGTTGGGTCGAAGGTAACCGTCTCGATTTCTTAGGGATTGCCACGCCCCGCCTGCTGGCTGTGATCGAGCGTCGTTGGTTGTGGATGCGTGGCCCTGCGTGGCTAATTACCGAATTGCTGCACGGTAAAGATATAATCGCGCGTTTTAAGCCATACCTGGATGGTTGCCCGCCCGAGCTTGAGCTGTCCGCTTTGGATCGACTGTTCGCTGCGCTGATTCGTCAGCGCATCAGTCATGGCGATCTAAAGGGACATAATCTGTTTTGGGAGCAGGGTCGTTGGGTCCTGATCGACCTTGATGCTGTGCAGCAGCACAACAGCGACTCGAGCTTTGCACGCGCCTATGCCAAGGATCGTGCACGCTTTCTGCGTAACTGGCCGGTCGATAGCGCCCTGTATCGGCTGCTTGACCAACGTTTACCCGCGGTGCCCGGCACCCGTATCGAAGATTAA